From Roseburia hominis, the proteins below share one genomic window:
- a CDS encoding hemerythrin family protein, which yields MYAEFDESLVTGNEMIDAQHKELIGKINELLKSCELNSGKMAAVQTLGYLADYTDYHFQAEEKLQEEIKYPGLAEHKQKHEELRKTVEELHNMLEEEEGPSEAFVDQVQKKVVEWLYNHIKGFDRSVAEYKNMTLSSDRL from the coding sequence ATGTACGCAGAATTTGACGAAAGTTTGGTAACTGGTAACGAGATGATTGATGCGCAGCACAAAGAATTGATCGGAAAGATTAATGAATTATTAAAAAGCTGCGAACTGAATTCTGGTAAGATGGCAGCCGTTCAGACTCTTGGATATCTGGCTGATTATACCGACTATCATTTCCAGGCAGAAGAGAAACTGCAGGAAGAGATCAAATATCCGGGACTTGCTGAGCATAAGCAAAAACATGAGGAACTTCGTAAGACTGTTGAGGAACTTCATAATATGCTGGAAGAGGAAGAAGGACCCAGCGAGGCATTCGTAGATCAGGTTCAGAAGAAGGTTGTTGAGTGGCTTTACAATCACATCAAAGGATTTGACCGCTCTGTCGCTGAGTATAAGAATATGACATTGAGCAGTGACAGACTGTAA
- the tadA gene encoding tRNA adenosine(34) deaminase TadA codes for MRPKLTEDEKYMKEAIRQANKAWQLEEVPIGCVIVHEGRIIGRGYNRRTTDGNPLAHAELIAIKKASKRLGDWRLEDCTLYVTLEPCQMCSGAIIQARMKRVVVGCMNPKAGCAGSIFNLLQVPKFNHQAELTTGVLEKECSLMMKEFFRELRMKQKALKAAKSS; via the coding sequence ATGCGTCCCAAGCTGACCGAAGACGAAAAATACATGAAAGAAGCCATCAGGCAGGCGAATAAAGCGTGGCAGCTCGAAGAGGTCCCCATCGGCTGCGTGATCGTACATGAGGGCCGTATCATTGGACGTGGCTATAACCGCCGCACAACTGACGGCAATCCCCTCGCACACGCCGAACTGATTGCGATAAAAAAGGCCAGCAAAAGGCTCGGTGACTGGCGCCTGGAAGACTGTACTCTATATGTAACTCTGGAGCCCTGCCAAATGTGCTCCGGCGCCATCATTCAGGCCCGTATGAAACGCGTTGTAGTCGGGTGTATGAATCCGAAAGCCGGTTGCGCCGGATCTATTTTCAACCTTTTGCAGGTACCTAAATTCAACCATCAGGCTGAGCTTACCACAGGCGTTCTGGAAAAAGAATGTTCACTGATGATGAAAGAATTCTTCAGGGAATTGCGTATGAAACAAAAAGCATTAAAGGCAGCAAAAAGCTCCTGA
- a CDS encoding ribbon-helix-helix protein, CopG family, producing the protein MGKVGRPKGENNKDIVFTLRMDSSMQRRLEAYCKKMNVAKSEALRQAIELLVKGEEAEKKEL; encoded by the coding sequence TTGGGAAAAGTAGGAAGACCAAAAGGCGAGAATAATAAAGACATCGTTTTTACACTGCGCATGGACAGCAGTATGCAGAGGAGATTGGAAGCATACTGCAAGAAGATGAATGTGGCGAAGTCGGAGGCCCTGAGGCAGGCGATTGAATTGCTGGTCAAGGGAGAGGAAGCAGAGAAGAAGGAACTATAA
- a CDS encoding B12-binding domain-containing radical SAM protein, with protein sequence MKILLAAINAKYIHSNLAVYSLRAYAKEKLPEEADITIDIAEYTINQQTDAILQDIYKSRPDMLCLSCYIWNITYVEEVVREVHKILPDAIIWLGGPEVSYDACQTLLRLPEVDGVMKGEGEETFLELIYCYAGRGNSLEDIEGITWRKRSSDSFAEAGSGSGEVIENPWRQVMDLSEVPFIYEDMDIFKNKIIYYESSRGCPFSCSYCLSSVDKCLRFRKLELVKKELQFFLDHQVPQVKFVDRTFNCRHDHAMAIWSYILEHDNGITNFHFEISADLLKEEELELMRHMRPGLIQLEIGVQSTNPETIREIRRTMRFEEVARIVRRIHSFGNIHQHLDLIAGLPYEDYESFRKSFDDVYALEPEQLELGFLKVLKGSYMEEQKANYSLIYKSAPPYEVLATRWLPYADTLRLKEIEEMVEVYYNSRQFCYTLPWLIRRFTGPFAFFEELAKFYEVRELTQESHARVTRYGILLAFAGEKDPEHLEEYRQLLTLDFYLRENAKNRPAFAGEERVHKELAREFYDKEDIERKYLWNYDEFDKRKMRKMTHLEAFTNNVLGDMKPETLVLLFDYKNRSPLNHQAAVYIVG encoded by the coding sequence ATGAAAATACTATTAGCCGCTATTAACGCAAAATATATCCATTCCAATCTTGCCGTATACAGCCTAAGGGCTTATGCAAAAGAAAAATTGCCGGAAGAGGCGGATATCACGATAGATATTGCTGAATACACGATTAATCAGCAGACAGATGCGATTCTGCAGGATATTTACAAAAGCAGACCGGATATGCTCTGCTTATCATGTTACATCTGGAACATTACTTATGTGGAAGAGGTGGTAAGAGAGGTTCACAAAATATTACCTGATGCTATCATATGGCTGGGTGGTCCCGAGGTGTCGTATGACGCGTGCCAGACGCTTTTGCGCCTCCCGGAAGTGGACGGAGTCATGAAGGGGGAAGGAGAGGAGACGTTTCTGGAACTCATTTACTGTTATGCGGGTAGGGGGAACTCCCTGGAAGATATTGAGGGGATCACATGGAGAAAGAGGAGCAGCGACAGCTTCGCCGAAGCAGGTTCAGGCAGCGGCGAGGTGATCGAGAATCCATGGCGGCAGGTGATGGACCTGAGCGAAGTTCCGTTCATATATGAAGATATGGATATCTTTAAGAATAAGATTATTTATTACGAGTCCAGCCGGGGCTGCCCGTTTTCCTGTAGCTATTGTTTGTCGTCAGTCGATAAGTGCCTGCGTTTTCGGAAGCTGGAGCTGGTGAAGAAGGAATTGCAGTTCTTCCTGGATCATCAGGTCCCGCAGGTGAAGTTTGTTGACAGAACCTTTAATTGCAGGCATGACCATGCTATGGCAATCTGGTCCTATATATTAGAGCATGATAACGGAATCACGAATTTTCATTTTGAGATTTCGGCGGATTTGTTAAAGGAAGAAGAATTAGAGCTGATGCGGCATATGCGGCCGGGACTCATTCAGCTGGAGATCGGCGTGCAGTCTACGAATCCCGAGACCATAAGGGAGATCAGGAGGACGATGCGTTTTGAGGAAGTGGCGCGGATCGTGAGGAGGATCCATTCTTTCGGGAATATCCACCAGCATCTGGATTTGATCGCAGGGCTTCCCTATGAAGATTATGAGAGCTTCCGGAAATCTTTTGATGATGTCTATGCACTGGAGCCGGAACAGCTCGAGCTGGGATTTTTGAAGGTGCTGAAAGGTTCCTATATGGAGGAGCAGAAAGCAAACTATTCATTAATATATAAGAGTGCTCCGCCATACGAGGTGCTGGCCACGAGATGGCTGCCATATGCAGATACCCTGCGTTTGAAGGAGATTGAAGAGATGGTGGAAGTCTACTATAACAGCAGGCAGTTCTGTTATACGCTTCCCTGGCTGATTCGGAGATTTACGGGCCCATTCGCATTTTTTGAAGAACTGGCGAAGTTCTATGAGGTGAGGGAGCTGACGCAGGAGAGTCATGCCCGTGTGACCAGATATGGGATTCTGCTTGCATTTGCCGGGGAAAAGGATCCGGAGCATTTAGAGGAATACCGCCAACTGCTGACGTTGGATTTTTACCTGCGCGAGAATGCGAAAAATCGTCCGGCTTTTGCGGGGGAGGAGCGTGTCCATAAAGAACTGGCAAGGGAATTCTATGATAAAGAAGATATAGAAAGAAAATATTTATGGAACTATGATGAGTTTGATAAAAGAAAAATGCGTAAGATGACGCATTTAGAAGCGTTTACAAATAATGTTCTGGGAGACATGAAGCCGGAAACGCTGGTGCTGCTGTTCGACTATAAAAACCGCAGCCCGTTAAATCATCAGGCCGCGGTCTATATTGTCGGTTAA
- a CDS encoding LysR family transcriptional regulator, translating into MVLREIKTFLYVAKFQSFSKAAEQLGYTQAAVTIQIKHLETELNVHLFDRIGKQITLTHQGMVFYEYAVLIMNNVTHAKEAVSDAQHLNGRLCIGTIESICASIFPALLREYHRVYPQVNVNIITDSPETLLNMLDKNTIDIVYLLDKPMYDNKWIKVLEEPEDVMFVSSSSNELAEKEHLELDDVICQPFISTEKDASYRFLLEQHLASIGKGLHPFLETGNTEFIVKQLRHNLGVSFLPAFTVQHEVDAGELAFLNVDNFHLQVWRQIFYHKDKWVTKEMTAFLQLALTFPLQPE; encoded by the coding sequence ATGGTACTTCGTGAGATTAAAACTTTTCTTTACGTTGCAAAGTTTCAAAGTTTTTCCAAGGCTGCTGAACAACTCGGCTATACTCAGGCAGCTGTAACCATCCAGATCAAGCATTTAGAGACGGAACTTAACGTCCATCTGTTTGACCGCATCGGCAAACAGATCACCCTCACCCACCAGGGCATGGTCTTTTATGAATATGCTGTTCTGATCATGAATAATGTCACACACGCCAAGGAAGCAGTTTCTGATGCCCAGCATTTAAACGGACGACTCTGTATCGGAACTATAGAGTCCATCTGCGCATCCATATTCCCCGCTCTCTTACGGGAATACCATCGGGTCTATCCGCAGGTAAATGTCAACATTATTACGGATTCGCCTGAAACACTCCTGAATATGCTGGATAAGAATACAATTGATATCGTATATTTGCTGGACAAACCCATGTATGACAACAAGTGGATCAAAGTTCTGGAAGAACCCGAGGATGTCATGTTCGTCTCCTCTTCTTCAAACGAGCTTGCCGAAAAAGAACACCTTGAGCTTGACGACGTAATCTGCCAGCCCTTTATTTCCACTGAAAAAGATGCCAGCTACCGTTTTCTTCTGGAACAGCATCTGGCCTCTATTGGAAAAGGACTACATCCTTTCCTGGAAACCGGGAACACTGAATTTATAGTCAAACAGCTTCGGCACAATCTTGGCGTCTCATTCCTTCCCGCATTTACCGTACAGCACGAGGTCGATGCAGGAGAGCTTGCCTTTCTGAATGTAGATAACTTCCATCTGCAGGTTTGGCGGCAGATTTTCTATCATAAAGACAAATGGGTGACAAAAGAGATGACGGCTTTTCTGCAATTAGCGCTCACATTTCCCCTGCAGCCGGAATAA